The following proteins are encoded in a genomic region of Arachis ipaensis cultivar K30076 chromosome B02, Araip1.1, whole genome shotgun sequence:
- the LOC110269253 gene encoding uncharacterized protein LOC110269253 produces MPEATGNNPPNPVDFMATLGNMAAVHPPTFRGTSNPTNADNWIQAIERALQAHQVSEEQWVEFGTYQLQGEAQHWWQGMRRILQPDGVVISWKLFRTEFYKKYFSSSEILRIFAEWKCIKYKGGLRSNILSFVAHIEIWVFSELVNKSRIAEECVRNAAVAKHDNWESHRRDYHQDLEPRSQEFKRNENYRPNRQHKNKQGLCYRCGSPGHLVKGCPNPRGGNS; encoded by the exons ATGCCTGAAGCGACAGGAAACAATCCTCCTAACCCTGTAGACTTCATGGCCACCCTAGGGAATATGGCCGCG GTTCATCCTCCGACCTTCAGAGGAACATCAAACCCTACCAATGCGGATAACTGGATACAAGCTATTGAGCGAGCGTTACAGGCTCATCAGGTTTCTGAAGAACAGTGGGTTGAGTTTGGAACCTACCAGCTGCAAGGTGAGGCTCAACATTGGTGGCAGGGCATGAGGCGTATTCTGCAGCCTGATGGGGTTGTAATTTCTTGGAAATTGTTCCGAACAGAgttttataagaagtacttttcCAGTTCA GAGATCTTGAGGATTTTTGCTGAGTGGAAGTGTATCAAGTATAAGGGAGGCCTTCGGAGCAATATTCTGAGCTTCGTTGCACACATAGAGATCTGGGTATTTTCTGAACTTGTGAACAAGAGTCGAATAGCTGAGGAATGTGTAAGGAACGCAGCCGTGGCAAAGCATGATAACTGGGAGTCCCACCGAAGAGATTACCATCAGGACTTGGAACCAAGGAGTCAAGAATTCAAGAGGAATGAGAACTATCGACCCAATAGGCAGCATAAAAACAAGCAAGGTCTATGTTACCGATGCGGATCACCCGGGCATCTAGTTAAGGGTTGTCCTAACCCACGTGGTGGAAACTCATAA